The region AGGAAATGTAAGAGATCGTTTGAGTTGTAAGTTAGCACAGGAAACTGAAGAATCTGTTCCCTGGTTTTTCTCAGGTACTTGGTAATGGAACTGATGGATGCTAGCCTTTGTCAGGTGATCCACATGGACCTGGACCATGAGAGGATGTCTTACCTGCTCTACCAGATCCTGTGTGGCATCAGACATCTACACTCAGCTGGCATCATTCACAGGGTGAGATGTTCTCTGTGGCAAGTTAATTATCAGTAATGACAACTCGTAGAggaattaagtaaaaataaagcattagaataaatattagaaaataaaaacaaatgttaactAACCGTAATGTTGTTGAAATATGGGATTgagtgaaattatttaattttgtgagGAAGCTAgcacaactatttaaaaaaaaaaaaagtgtgtgtatatatatatatatatatatatatatgtatgtgtgacCTCAGAATACTGCAAACTACACTAATGAATGCCAAACATAACTGTAAATAGaatggaaattaatattaaatgaatatttcaaaGCTATAAAAACCTTACTCTgtgcttttaaatgtataaaattaagTAATATCTGCATTAATAAAGCAGTAACATTACAAAACGAAACATTTTGTGTCTAACGTGTCTACGTGTATTATTGTCCTCTTGAAGTTGTTTATAACatgctgtttatatatattgcaAAGTAATTGGTGGAGCAACCAATTAACATCTCTAGAAAACAATTTTAGTACATGCATTGGAAAATGTTGCCAGCCACTGTTATCATTTGTATCCTAAGGTTTGTACcaaatgttttctttaaataagTGAAGACCAAGTCCAGCATGACACATCACCAGCTGTGTTCCCTAAATTATTTTACCTTGCAATATATCAATGCCTGAGATGTTTTTCCGTATGAAACTGTCATCTCTGTCCCTCAGGATCTGAAGCCTAGTAACATCGTAGTGAAGTCTGACTGCACGCTAAAGATCTTAGACTTTGGGCTGGCCAGAACCGCCTGCACTAACTTCATGATGACACCCTACGTAGTAACCAGATACTACAGAGCACCAGAGGTCATCTTGGGAATGAAATATAAGGAGAATggtaaaaccttttttttgtcCGCAATGCTCTTGAACGTCAGTGGAgagaaccaaaaaaaaattgtggtattaatatttaattgtgttttgCCAGTGGATATCTGGTCGGTGGGCTGCATCATGGGTGAGATGGTCAAAGGAAGTGTCATATTCCAGGGCACTGATCGTATCCTCTTTACTCTTGTACTCTGTGTTTATTTCCCAGTGTCTGTCCTGGTCATTGAAAGATTTAAATTTTATGTGAATTTATCCCCTTTCACCTTTATCTCCTTGACTGAGTTAATCTCAGATATTGACCAGTGGAATAAAGTGATTGAAATTCTGGGAACCCCCTCTCTGGAGTTTATGAACCGTTTGATGGAGACTGTAAGGAACTATGTGATGAACAAACCCCAGTTTCCTGGAGTCAGTTTTAATGAGCTTTTTCCCGATTGGGCCTTCCCTTCAGAGACTGAGCATGACAAGATCAAAAGTaagacatccaaaattttcttcCACAtctgttacttttttttcttcttcttgctttGCTGTCTCTTAGTACTCTGTTAATGTTGTACTTTAAACAATTGCTTTGACACGCGACATTTTACATCATTCCTAATGTAGCTAGTCAAGCACGAGACCTGCTGTCCAAGATGCTGGTAATTGACCCTGAGAGCCGCATCTCTGTGCAGGAGGCCCTCAGTCACCCTTACATCCATGTGTGGTACGACCCAGCTGAGGCCGATGCGGTCAGTGCACCCCTATCCTTTCATGTCTCTTTGTCTTGCTCAGTCCAGGTGAAACTGTTTTACAGGGGACATTTTTACAATGCCAAGGAGGTTCTCTCGAGGCTAGGATGTATAATGATTGTTTTATGTGTTCAGCCTCCTCCGCAGATATCAGACAAGCAGTTGGAGGAGCGGGAACACAGCATTGAGCAATGGAAAGGTACAAACACCCTCTGCTGTCACTACCTCCTGCTGAGCTATAAGCTTCTTGTAGAAAATGAATGCTTACAGCAGAAATGATTACTGCTGTGAATTTATCCAAGATCATTTGCATTCTCATTTATTCTAAAAGAAATGGAATAGCTTTTGAGCTTTGACCCTGAAAGTTCATAATCTTAATGTCTGCTGAAGTGATGAATATGAGTTATTAGTGATTTGTAAAACAATGAAAAGGCACAAAATTCTCTTTATGACTTCTTTGGGTTTTTCCCTCACTACAGAGTTGATTTATAAAGAAGTAATGGACTGGGAGGAGAGGAACAAGAACGGGGTGCTGAAAGAGGAGTGTTTAGGTGAGTCACGTACAAATGTGAAAACGGTGTATATGTGTATCTGTCTCGCTCTAGTTGACAGTGATTATTGGGAAAACTGACTGAAATTGTTCTATTTTGACCTTGGACTGTAAATAGATGGAAAAAATCCAGATTAATTTGTTGAAATTTTACCATACCAGTTAAACAAATACAATTCACTTTCATTAAAAGTCCCATTCTAAGTCTgatttacagtatctcacagaaatgagtacacccctcacatttttgtaaatattttattatatcttttcatgtgacaacactgaagaaatgacactttgctacaatataaagtagtgagtgtacagcttgtataacagtgtaaatttgctgtgccctcaaaataactcaacacacagccattaatgtctaaaccgctggccacaaagtGAGTaaacccctaagtgaaaatgtccaaattgggccaaattagccattttctctccctggtgtcatgtgactcattagtgttacaaggtcccaggtgtgaatggggagcaggtgtgttaaatttggtgttatcactctcactctctcatactggtcactggaagttcaacatggcacctcatggcaaagaactctctgaggatctgaaaaaaagaattgttgctctacataaagatggcgtaggctataagaatattgccaagaccctgaaactgagctgctgcacggtggccaagaccatacagcggtttaacaagagaggttccactcagaacaggcctcgccatggtcgaccaaagaagttgagtgcacgtgctcagcgtcatatgcagaggttgtgtttgggaaatagatgtATGAATACtaccagcattgctgcagaggttgaaggggtggggggtcagcctgtcagtgctcagtcCATACACCGCATAATgtatcaaattggtctgcatggctgtcgtcccagaaggaagcctcttctaaagatgatgcacaagaaaacccgcaaacagtttgctaaagacaagcagactaaggacatggattactggagccatgtcctgtggtctgatgagaccaagataaacttatttggttcagatggtgtcaagcgtgtgtggcggcaaccaggtgaggagtacaaagacaagtgtgtcttgcctacagtcaagcatggtggtaggagtgtcatggtctggggctgcatgagtgctgctggcactggggagctacagttcattgagggaaccatgaatgccaacatgtactgtgacatactgaagcagagcatgatcccctcccttcggagactgggccgtaggacagtattccaacatgataacgaccccaaacacacctccaagacgaccattgccttgctaaagaagctgagggtaaaggtgattgTTACGACGTTTTAATGTCTACGGTAAGGGAGCCGTAACAAGAAAATTATTCCCTTCCCCTTTCTCTTTTAATAGTGAAAAGTAATAGTTACATATTCCCTCATTGTCATTGTGTGGCAATAAatgatcaaaacaaacaaatattctcaaaagagaatttattttgatgtcCAGGAGTAGTCAAACATTGAAGTTCAATACTgaagttaaatataaatatacaaaataaagatATGAAGAAAAGAGAAGGACAATCTCCGAGTAGTgccaaagaaaagaaataaacaaaaatagaaaaaattgtTCTTACctaattacaaacaaaaaaactaaacatctTCAGCGTATCACACGCCCTACCTTCCCTACACTGgctaacaaaacaaaatttacaAAAGATGGCACATACTCGCTAAACTAGTGTGTATAATACAATGCAATTAAAACTACATGTGTTCAATATATGTCACGTGACATCATAATCTATCGCTTTCTCTGTTATCCACAAAGATCACATAGACGAGAGACTCACACCACAGCTGTAATGAGAAAAGGCATAACAGATGAAATGTAGATCGACGTCAGTTAGAATCGATCTATTTGAACCCATGATAGTCAGAATGCACCACACAACTTAACTTAAACATAAGATGAAAAGCCTTCACCGAACACAATTCGTCATTGCGTAGGTGAATCACGCTCGACGCCTCGAGACACTCCGGCCACAGTTTGCACGCCAGGGCTCTAGTTCTCCGTCTCACTCCACAAGGTATTGTTTGTTGCTGCCGCAACTGTGTTGACGAAGCCTTTATATGTCATCGACCTCCTCGTTCCCGTCAGCAATTGATGACGTTTTCCACATATTGCATAAAGTTTGCGTTCAATATAAactattacaataaaaaaaaaataatgaccgTGATATGTAAcagtgatggactggccaagcatgagCTTCTGTGGGgtatcctcaaacggaaggtggaggagcgcaaggtctctaacatccaccagctccatgatgtcgtcatggaggaatGGAAGAGgactctggtgaactccatgcccaagagtgttaaggcagtgctggaaaataatggtggccacacaaaatattgacactttgggccagcggtttagacattaatggctgtgtgttgagttattttgaggggacagcaaatttacactgttatacaagctgtacactcac is a window of Onychostoma macrolepis isolate SWU-2019 chromosome 21, ASM1243209v1, whole genome shotgun sequence DNA encoding:
- the mapk9 gene encoding mitogen-activated protein kinase 9 isoform X1 produces the protein MTEGEGQFYSVQVGDSTFTVLRRYQQLRAIGSGAQGIVCSALDTVLGIPVAVKKLSRPFQNQTHAKRAYRELVLLKCVNHKNIIRLLNVFTPQKSLEEFQDLYLVMELMDASLCQVIHMDLDHERMSYLLYQILCGIRHLHSAGIIHRDLKPSNIVVKSDCTLKILDFGLARTACTNFMMTPYVVTRYYRAPEVILGMKYKENVDIWSVGCIMGEMVKGSVIFQGTDHIDQWNKVIEILGTPSLEFMNRLMETVRNYVMNKPQFPGVSFNELFPDWAFPSETEHDKIKTSQARDLLSKMLVIDPESRISVQEALSHPYIHVWYDPAEADAPPPQISDKQLEEREHSIEQWKELIYKEVMDWEERNKNGVLKEECLVDGTVNSSTTASQSSSINDISSMSTEQTLASDTDSSCIDTLTGPLEE
- the mapk9 gene encoding mitogen-activated protein kinase 9 isoform X2, whose protein sequence is MTEGEGQFYSVQVGDSTFTVLRRYQQLRAIGSGAQGIVCSALDTVLGIPVAVKKLSRPFQNQTHAKRAYRELVLLKCVNHKNIIRLLNVFTPQKSLEEFQDLYLVMELMDASLCQVIHMDLDHERMSYLLYQILCGIRHLHSAGIIHRDLKPSNIVVKSDCTLKILDFGLARTACTNFMMTPYVVTRYYRAPEVILGMKYKENVDIWSVGCIMGEMVKGSVIFQGTDHIDQWNKVIEILGTPSLEFMNRLMETVRNYVMNKPQFPGVSFNELFPDWAFPSETEHDKIKTSQARDLLSKMLVIDPESRISVQEALSHPYIHVWYDPAEADAPPPQISDKQLEEREHSIEQWKELIYKEVMDWEERNKNGVLKEECLDGTVNSSTTASQSSSINDISSMSTEQTLASDTDSSCIDTLTGPLEE